The Halioglobus maricola genome segment GTCTGCCTACAAGGCTAAAACGATCGCAAAGCGCTAAGGTGCGATCTCGGTGAACCGCGCCCATTTATCCTGAAAGCGCACCACCGCTCGCGGTGTAGCTTCGCCCGTGCCCGCCGGGCGCAAACCGGGAGCGTGAGCAACAATATTGTCCAGGATCTGTTCCTGATCCGGATCAGTATCCACCAGCATGACGTGCTTGCCCCTGCGCAGGGCCGGCTCAAAACGCGCGAAATCGGCATGGGGTTTGCCGATCCCTATGAGGCCCCCTTCCCAGGTACAAAATCCCAGCAATACAATCGCCAGGAATATCGAAGGCACCCAGGTGTAGTGAGCGCTGAAACCCGTTACCCAGGCGAGCACCAGCACAGTTGAGGCTAAAGCTACACCTACCAGAGCACCTCGCTCCGTGCCCCGAACGACATCTTTCTTCAACACGGCTTCTACATCATTCAAACGCCGCTCGGAAATACCGGCATCGTTGCGACTGAGGACATGAATCTGGGGTGTAGTGAACCCTGCTTGCTGCAGGTCGGTAGAAACCAGCTGAAGCTGGTCGAGGTTATCGCTGACAAAATAGTGACGCTTCATGGGCAATCTCCTGTCTCGATTAAGCAGAGTATAGATTCTGACTCAGGAATCGCCAGTTCAGGCGATGATCAGAAAAAAATCACATCCAAAATCTCGCTGTTTTCTATAGTCAGGAGTACTCGCAGGAGAGAGATCCCGCGGGAAACATGGAGGAAAGTCAAAATGGATCTATTAAAAACACTGTTAATAACTTTTTTGTTGATGCCAGCCCTGGCGCTGGCTGATGAGCGCACGAAAGACGAGACTGTCTACATGCTTGCGGTGGCTGACTACGAGGGCTACCCGGATCCGGTTGTAGGTTGTGAGTGGGCAGCACCCTATCTGTTCGCGGAGCCCATAGGAGGTGCAGTTGCTAATATCTATACGACTGTCACCGATCCGGAAACCGGAATCGTAAGCCCGGGCGATACCGTCGTCGGCGAGCTTTGGGTCTGTGTCGATGAAGGTGGTGAATTCGTCGGCCCCGGTACACGGGTGGGCTACTCTCAAGGCGAGGCCTACTTCATTGATCTGGGTGGAGTTCAGATGGGCGCACTGGGCACAGTAGA includes the following:
- a CDS encoding NAD/FAD-utilizing enzyme: MKRHYFVSDNLDQLQLVSTDLQQAGFTTPQIHVLSRNDAGISERRLNDVEAVLKKDVVRGTERGALVGVALASTVLVLAWVTGFSAHYTWVPSIFLAIVLLGFCTWEGGLIGIGKPHADFARFEPALRRGKHVMLVDTDPDQEQILDNIVAHAPGLRPAGTGEATPRAVVRFQDKWARFTEIAP